One genomic window of Corallococcus caeni includes the following:
- a CDS encoding pseudouridine synthase, which yields MARKQRTPRWLEAARRRGPETPAGPGADWLARALGRAGVLPRAEAEQAIRDGRVEVDGRVEREPFAPVGEGTRVRVDGVERALTRQVHVLMFHKPAGPVVHGSDPEGVGTVFERLRAVLPPELQGFEWYAVGRLDRDTTGLLLFTNDERLVRHATAPETHLPKRYVARVEGQPAEAALSRLREGLTLEDGPTRPAEAVLRAPDVVELTLTEGRHHQVKRMLAAVGHPVLTLHREAVGRVMLEVAEGAFRALTGAEVEEGLGFQPGAD from the coding sequence ATGGCGCGCAAGCAACGGACGCCGCGGTGGCTGGAGGCGGCGAGGCGCAGGGGACCGGAGACCCCGGCGGGCCCGGGCGCGGACTGGCTGGCGCGAGCCCTGGGCCGGGCAGGCGTGCTGCCCCGGGCCGAAGCCGAGCAGGCGATCCGCGACGGCCGCGTGGAGGTGGACGGCCGGGTGGAGCGGGAACCGTTCGCGCCGGTGGGGGAGGGGACGCGGGTGCGCGTGGACGGCGTGGAGCGCGCGCTGACGCGCCAGGTGCACGTGTTGATGTTCCACAAGCCCGCGGGACCGGTGGTGCACGGCTCGGATCCGGAGGGCGTGGGCACCGTCTTCGAAAGGCTGCGCGCGGTGCTGCCCCCGGAGCTTCAGGGCTTCGAGTGGTACGCGGTGGGCCGGTTGGACCGGGACACCACGGGGCTGCTGCTCTTCACCAACGACGAACGGCTGGTGCGGCACGCGACGGCACCGGAGACGCATCTGCCCAAGCGGTACGTGGCGCGCGTGGAGGGACAGCCCGCGGAGGCGGCGCTCTCGCGGCTGCGAGAGGGATTGACGCTGGAGGACGGCCCCACGCGTCCGGCGGAGGCGGTGCTCCGCGCGCCTGACGTGGTGGAGCTCACGCTCACGGAAGGACGGCACCACCAGGTGAAGCGGATGCTCGCGGCGGTGGGGCACCCGGTGCTCACGCTGCACCGTGAAGCGGTGGGGCGCGTGATGCTGGAGGTGGCGGAGGGGGCCTTCCGTGCGCTCACGGGCGCGGAGGTGGAGGAGGGGCTGGGATTCCAGCCCGGCGCGGACTAG
- a CDS encoding threonine/serine ThrE exporter family protein gives MCAPAVSTRPSETADVPPEFAAALAPPPPGPAVAFVLRLGHALHRHGTPAHRLEGLMQRVSERLGLEARFFSTPTSIFASFGPPEDLRTSLIRVEPGDFDLERLILLDMLADDVIQGRLTPTEGATRVEDILARPPRYGPVLQLLCWTLAGASAALLFGGGWKEMGVAAFSSLAIGALDLVTRKQPTNARVLEPVAAVLSAAFAGIAAHFFGPLHGEVATLAGLIVLLPGLTLTIAVNEVATRNLISGTSRLTHAALVFLQLGFGAALGSRVATVLPPVPTPPLPTVLPPGTAVVALVVAGFAIAVLFRARPRDWGWIALAGAAAFMGARVGALLLGPQLGAFAGALLLGVGSNALARLRNRPAVTTVVPGLMLLVPGSVGFRSLASLLERDVVAGVDTAFSMLMVAVALAAGLLSANAIMPSRKVL, from the coding sequence ATGTGCGCGCCCGCCGTGTCCACGCGCCCCTCCGAAACCGCTGATGTGCCGCCCGAGTTCGCCGCCGCGCTCGCGCCCCCGCCCCCCGGCCCCGCGGTGGCCTTCGTGCTGCGCCTGGGCCACGCCCTGCACCGCCACGGCACGCCCGCCCACCGCCTGGAGGGGCTGATGCAGCGGGTGAGCGAGCGGCTGGGCCTGGAGGCCCGCTTCTTCTCCACGCCCACCTCCATCTTCGCGTCCTTCGGCCCGCCCGAGGATCTGCGCACCAGCCTCATCCGCGTGGAGCCCGGCGACTTCGACCTGGAGCGCCTCATCCTCCTGGACATGCTCGCGGACGACGTCATCCAGGGGCGCCTCACGCCCACGGAGGGCGCCACCCGCGTGGAGGACATCCTCGCCCGGCCGCCGCGCTACGGCCCCGTCCTGCAGCTGCTCTGCTGGACGCTGGCGGGCGCCTCCGCGGCGCTGCTGTTCGGCGGCGGCTGGAAGGAGATGGGCGTCGCGGCCTTCAGCAGCCTGGCCATTGGCGCCCTGGACCTGGTGACGCGCAAGCAGCCCACCAACGCGCGGGTGCTGGAGCCCGTGGCGGCCGTGCTGTCCGCCGCGTTCGCGGGCATCGCGGCCCACTTCTTCGGCCCCCTGCACGGCGAGGTGGCCACGCTCGCGGGCCTCATCGTCCTCCTGCCCGGCCTCACGCTCACCATCGCCGTCAACGAGGTGGCCACGCGCAACCTCATCTCCGGCACGTCGCGCCTCACCCACGCCGCGCTGGTGTTCCTCCAGCTGGGCTTCGGCGCGGCCCTGGGCAGCCGCGTGGCCACGGTGCTGCCTCCCGTGCCCACGCCGCCCCTGCCCACCGTGCTGCCCCCGGGCACGGCCGTCGTCGCGCTCGTGGTGGCCGGCTTCGCCATCGCGGTGCTCTTCCGCGCCCGGCCGCGCGACTGGGGGTGGATTGCCCTGGCCGGCGCCGCCGCGTTCATGGGCGCGCGGGTGGGGGCGCTGCTCCTGGGGCCTCAGCTGGGCGCCTTCGCGGGCGCGCTGCTGCTGGGCGTGGGGAGCAACGCGCTGGCGCGGCTGCGCAACCGGCCCGCCGTCACCACCGTGGTGCCGGGCCTGATGCTGCTCGTGCCGGGCAGCGTGGGCTTCCGCAGCCTGGCGTCCCTGCTGGAGCGCGACGTGGTGGCCGGCGTGGACACGGCCTTCTCCATGCTGATGGTCGCGGTGGCGCTGGCGGCGGGCCTGCTGTCCGCCAACGCCATCATGCCTTCACGCAAGGTGCTCTAG